One genomic segment of Natrialbaceae archaeon AArc-T1-2 includes these proteins:
- a CDS encoding DEAD/DEAH box helicase, which translates to MEVAEVLPEFADAFAFEEFNRMQREALPALLEREANVVASAPTASGKTALAELAICKTLAEDGTALFIAPLRALTNEKESDWDRFEELGYSVYVVTGERELNPRRARHADILVMTPEKLDSATRKHDSRRYEFVTDVDVCVIDEVHLLDADRRGAVLEVTVSRLRRLCEPRIVALSATMPNVDDVAAWLDAPDECTFEFDDDYRPVDLNAGVKTYTHGENSFADKYRRLYRALDLAEPHLREDGQALVFVASRQDTVEAAKTARDEIADRDLQVGPRGDYDFHAETKDALDDETLRKSVLDGVAFHHAGLSKNDKDLVEEWFKEGTVELLFSTSTLAWGVNLPARCVVIRDTKLHDPLEGEVDMSPLDVLQMLGRAGRPGYDDVGYGWVVCDRADADRYRQLLRDGKEIESRLAAELESHLNAEIAMGTITDLEDVMDWLETTFYYVRGQSRPDEYDFPNLRERVRDTLEELVDRGFVEMDGLSIDATPLGVLASKYYLRLDTAAAFAQLCERDDLAAGDLLRAVATAAEFDSVSARQAERDAISAVLVGQETDDLEPGERKVLAILRGAASGTTPGELQSDAWVIRQNALRLLAALRAFLERFHGPHAANLARRLEGRVENGVAEDAVGLTAIDGVAAGRASKLAAEGLSTPGDVLEAGIEGIGDAGLAEGIAERVYEGAQSLPAIELEWGSFPERVAPGESDVHEVTIRNVGEPAQVGIRVTVNGVEMTSTSTYLRDSETVPVGVFGADEDILEFTVSVVTPEEPLVPVVETRTVDVE; encoded by the coding sequence ATGGAGGTCGCCGAGGTTCTGCCCGAGTTTGCCGACGCCTTCGCCTTCGAGGAGTTCAACCGGATGCAACGTGAGGCGCTGCCCGCCCTGCTCGAGCGCGAGGCAAACGTCGTCGCGAGCGCGCCGACGGCCTCCGGCAAGACCGCGCTGGCGGAACTGGCGATCTGTAAGACACTCGCCGAGGACGGGACCGCACTCTTTATCGCCCCGTTGCGGGCGCTAACCAACGAGAAAGAAAGCGACTGGGATCGCTTCGAGGAACTCGGCTACTCGGTGTACGTCGTCACGGGCGAGCGAGAGCTCAACCCGCGTCGGGCGCGTCACGCGGACATCCTCGTGATGACTCCCGAGAAACTCGACTCGGCGACGCGCAAACACGACTCTCGGCGGTACGAGTTCGTCACCGACGTCGACGTCTGCGTCATCGACGAGGTCCACTTACTCGACGCCGACCGACGGGGGGCGGTCCTCGAGGTGACGGTCTCCCGGCTGCGTCGGCTCTGTGAGCCACGGATCGTCGCACTGTCGGCGACGATGCCAAACGTCGACGACGTGGCGGCGTGGCTCGACGCCCCGGACGAGTGTACCTTCGAGTTCGACGACGACTACCGTCCGGTCGATCTCAACGCCGGCGTGAAGACCTACACCCACGGCGAGAACTCCTTCGCGGACAAGTACCGCCGGCTCTACCGGGCGCTCGATCTGGCCGAACCCCACCTCCGGGAGGACGGCCAGGCGCTCGTGTTCGTCGCCTCGCGACAGGACACCGTCGAGGCGGCGAAGACGGCCAGAGACGAGATCGCCGACCGCGACCTGCAGGTCGGCCCGCGGGGCGACTACGACTTCCACGCCGAGACCAAAGACGCCCTCGACGACGAGACGCTTCGGAAATCGGTGCTCGACGGCGTCGCCTTCCACCACGCCGGGCTCTCGAAAAACGACAAGGACCTGGTCGAGGAGTGGTTCAAGGAGGGGACGGTCGAACTCCTCTTTTCGACCTCGACGCTCGCCTGGGGCGTGAACCTCCCCGCCCGCTGTGTCGTCATCCGCGACACCAAGCTCCACGACCCCCTCGAGGGCGAGGTCGACATGAGTCCGCTGGACGTCCTCCAGATGCTCGGGCGGGCGGGTCGGCCCGGCTACGACGACGTCGGCTACGGCTGGGTCGTCTGTGACCGTGCCGACGCCGACCGGTACCGGCAGCTGCTCCGGGACGGCAAAGAGATCGAGTCCCGGCTGGCCGCAGAGCTCGAGTCCCACCTCAACGCCGAGATCGCGATGGGGACGATCACCGACCTCGAGGACGTCATGGACTGGCTCGAGACGACGTTTTACTACGTCCGGGGCCAGTCCCGGCCCGACGAGTACGACTTCCCGAACCTCCGGGAACGGGTCCGGGACACGCTCGAGGAGCTCGTCGATCGGGGGTTCGTCGAAATGGACGGGCTCTCGATCGACGCGACGCCACTTGGCGTACTCGCCTCGAAGTACTACCTCCGGCTCGACACTGCTGCAGCCTTCGCCCAGCTGTGCGAACGCGACGACCTCGCGGCCGGCGACCTGTTGCGTGCGGTCGCGACGGCCGCGGAGTTCGACTCCGTCTCCGCGCGCCAGGCCGAACGCGACGCGATCAGTGCCGTCCTCGTCGGTCAGGAAACCGACGACCTCGAGCCGGGCGAACGGAAAGTGCTCGCGATCCTCCGGGGGGCCGCAAGCGGGACGACCCCCGGGGAACTGCAAAGCGACGCCTGGGTGATCCGCCAGAACGCCCTCCGCCTGCTCGCGGCGTTGCGTGCCTTCCTCGAGCGCTTTCACGGCCCCCACGCGGCGAACCTCGCTCGCCGGCTCGAAGGTCGCGTCGAAAACGGCGTCGCCGAGGACGCAGTCGGGCTGACGGCCATCGACGGCGTCGCCGCCGGCCGGGCGAGCAAACTCGCCGCAGAGGGACTCTCGACGCCCGGCGACGTCCTCGAGGCGGGCATCGAGGGGATCGGCGACGCCGGACTCGCAGAAGGCATCGCCGAACGCGTCTACGAAGGTGCCCAGTCGCTGCCGGCGATCGAACTCGAGTGGGGATCGTTCCCCGAACGCGTCGCACCCGGCGAGAGCGACGTCCACGAGGTCACGATCAGAAACGTCGGCGAGCCGGCCCAGGTGGGCATCCGGGTGACGGTCAACGGCGTCGAGATGACGAGTACGAGTACCTACCTGCGGGATAGCGAGACCGTCCCCGTGGGCGTCTTCGGGGCCGACGAGGACATCCTCGAGTTCACCGTCTCCGTCGTCACGCCCGAGGAGCCGCTCGTTCCCGTCGTCGAGACACGGACCGTCGATGTCGAGTGA
- a CDS encoding universal stress protein encodes MYEHVLVPTDGSEPADRAVDQAVELAARFDATLHALFVVDVDERTPLSISSEPVVEGLRTEGEKITQEAVDRAPDDLETVTAVEQGEADETILAYAGDHDVDAIVMGTHGRRGLDRFLLGSVTESVLRNADCSVLVSRSTGPRDE; translated from the coding sequence ATGTACGAGCACGTACTGGTGCCGACTGACGGGAGCGAGCCGGCCGACCGTGCCGTCGACCAGGCGGTCGAACTCGCAGCCCGGTTCGACGCGACGTTGCACGCGCTGTTCGTCGTCGACGTCGACGAACGGACGCCGCTTTCCATCTCGAGCGAACCCGTCGTCGAGGGACTGCGAACGGAAGGCGAGAAGATCACCCAGGAGGCCGTCGACCGGGCCCCCGACGACCTCGAGACGGTGACCGCCGTCGAGCAAGGTGAGGCAGACGAGACCATCCTCGCGTACGCCGGCGACCACGACGTCGACGCGATCGTGATGGGGACCCACGGTCGACGCGGGCTCGACCGGTTCCTGCTCGGCAGCGTCACCGAGAGCGTGCTGCGAAACGCCGACTGCTCGGTGCTCGTGTCCCGCTCGACCGGACCGAGAGACGAGTAG
- a CDS encoding OsmC family protein produces the protein MTEKTYTLTGERISPRRTRIDADDAEFVIGEDASPVEYLLGSMLACLNATATKVASEMDLEVDDLTATVEGDIDYAAFLGKDEDARAGFGDLQITLDVAADADEETLEEWLAAVETRCPVNDTVQGETAVDVELA, from the coding sequence GTGACCGAGAAGACGTACACGCTGACGGGTGAACGGATCAGCCCGCGACGGACGCGCATCGACGCCGACGACGCCGAGTTCGTGATCGGCGAGGACGCGAGCCCGGTCGAGTACCTGCTCGGGTCGATGCTCGCCTGTCTCAACGCGACGGCGACGAAAGTCGCGAGCGAGATGGATCTCGAGGTCGACGACCTGACCGCGACGGTCGAGGGCGATATCGACTACGCGGCGTTCCTCGGCAAGGACGAGGACGCCCGCGCCGGGTTCGGGGACCTGCAGATCACACTGGACGTCGCGGCGGACGCCGACGAGGAGACTCTCGAGGAGTGGCTCGCAGCCGTCGAAACGCGCTGTCCGGTCAACGACACCGTCCAGGGTGAGACGGCGGTCGACGTCGAACTGGCCTGA
- a CDS encoding bacteriophage holin: MTSNDDGPVDPFALGLAAGVLWAVAMAVLGLTSRFGWGDGWRELFADLYIGYEESTTIGTAWGFVDGFAAGYILGWLYNLFARR, encoded by the coding sequence ATGACCTCGAACGACGACGGTCCAGTCGATCCGTTCGCACTCGGGCTCGCGGCTGGCGTGCTCTGGGCGGTTGCCATGGCCGTCCTCGGGCTTACGTCCCGGTTCGGCTGGGGAGACGGGTGGCGCGAGTTGTTCGCCGATCTCTACATCGGCTACGAAGAGTCGACGACGATCGGCACGGCCTGGGGGTTCGTCGACGGTTTCGCCGCCGGCTACATCCTCGGCTGGCTGTACAACCTGTTCGCCCGTCGCTGA
- a CDS encoding queuosine precursor transporter, whose translation MTDARGTPTVPQVALIGLFVTALVTAQLTASKVLAFSLPFSLPVTGADLVLPGAALAYALTFFASDCYAELYGRRAAQIVVNVAFAMNFVVLLLVWSTIAAPAAENSVDPAAFADVLGASTNIVAGSLLAYVVSQNWDVWLFHEIRDRTGPDRLWLRNIVSTGTSQAIDTLIFVSVAFTIAPALFGVGAVLPLEVVAALIVGQYLLKLAIAVVDTPFVYLVVALARSRDGLEVAGTTS comes from the coding sequence ATGACAGACGCTCGAGGGACGCCGACGGTCCCGCAGGTCGCACTGATCGGGCTGTTCGTCACGGCACTCGTGACCGCACAGCTGACGGCCTCGAAGGTGCTCGCGTTCTCGCTGCCGTTCTCGCTCCCGGTGACGGGTGCCGACCTCGTCCTGCCAGGTGCGGCGCTTGCGTACGCGCTCACGTTCTTCGCCAGCGACTGTTACGCCGAACTCTACGGTCGGCGAGCGGCACAGATCGTCGTCAACGTCGCGTTCGCGATGAACTTCGTCGTCCTCCTGTTGGTGTGGTCGACGATCGCCGCGCCCGCTGCCGAGAATAGCGTCGATCCCGCCGCGTTCGCCGACGTGCTCGGCGCGTCGACGAACATCGTCGCCGGCAGCCTGCTCGCCTACGTCGTCAGCCAGAACTGGGACGTCTGGCTCTTCCACGAGATCAGAGACCGCACCGGCCCCGACCGGCTCTGGCTGCGCAACATCGTCTCGACCGGCACCAGCCAGGCCATCGACACCCTCATCTTCGTCTCCGTCGCGTTCACAATCGCGCCCGCGCTGTTCGGCGTCGGCGCCGTCCTCCCACTCGAGGTCGTCGCCGCCCTGATCGTCGGCCAGTACCTGCTGAAACTCGCCATCGCCGTGGTCGACACGCCGTTTGTCTACCTCGTCGTTGCACTCGCACGCTCCCGGGACGGGCTCGAGGTCGCCGGGACGACCTCGTAG
- a CDS encoding YqjF family protein, translating into MLPIAMGWRRLLFANWPLEPEAVDARLPDALAADTHEGRAWLSIVPFRNVDVRPRGLPAWLGLDLPELNLRTYVRCDGEPGVYFFSLDAEGIAGVLGARVTHYLPYYYARIGMRERNDVVRFRTVRRHPGARPVLFDASYEPVGESFTPAPGSLAAFLTERYRYYSQDASGQVRYADVDHEPWTLQAATVTLEENTLFEANGFDEPAGSPVCYYSRGLDVTASRNRPFR; encoded by the coding sequence ATGCTCCCGATCGCGATGGGATGGCGACGGCTGCTGTTCGCGAACTGGCCGCTCGAGCCCGAGGCCGTCGACGCCCGGCTCCCGGACGCGCTCGCGGCCGACACCCACGAGGGGCGGGCCTGGCTGTCGATCGTCCCCTTTCGCAACGTCGACGTCCGGCCGCGCGGGCTGCCCGCGTGGCTGGGACTGGACCTGCCCGAACTCAACCTCCGGACGTACGTCCGGTGTGACGGCGAGCCGGGCGTCTACTTCTTCAGCCTCGACGCCGAGGGAATCGCCGGCGTCCTCGGGGCACGCGTGACCCACTACCTGCCGTACTACTACGCCCGCATCGGGATGCGAGAACGGAACGACGTCGTCCGGTTTCGCACCGTCAGACGCCATCCCGGCGCGCGGCCGGTGCTGTTCGACGCGAGCTACGAACCCGTCGGGGAGTCGTTCACTCCCGCACCCGGCTCGCTCGCTGCGTTCCTGACCGAACGCTACCGCTACTACAGCCAGGACGCGAGCGGGCAGGTCCGCTACGCCGACGTCGACCACGAGCCCTGGACGCTGCAGGCGGCGACGGTCACCCTCGAGGAGAACACGCTCTTCGAGGCCAACGGCTTCGACGAGCCTGCGGGCAGCCCCGTCTGTTACTACAGCCGCGGGCTCGACGTGACGGCCTCGCGCAACCGGCCGTTTCGCTGA
- a CDS encoding aminopeptidase, translating into MDERVREHAEILVDWSARVEPGDDVVVSVGPEAHELAVAVAEALGERGANLLATYSSGELQRAYLQAHDGEFDEADHELALAREADVYLSLGGGRNTSATADVPGEARNAYREARQDIREARYDTRWVSTVHPTRSLAQQATMAYEEYQEFAYGAIIRDWESLAAEMDRVKEILDAGSEVRLVSGDTDLTMSIADRTAVNSAASVAYDSHNLPSGEVFTAPAETEGEVVFDVPMTIRGESVRGVRLEFADGEVVDYGASEGEDVIGDVLETDDGARRLGELGIGMNRDIDRYTDNILFDEKMGDTVHLALGRAYDACLPEGESGTASAVHVDLITDVSEDSRLEVDGEVIQRNGRFRWE; encoded by the coding sequence ATGGACGAACGCGTTCGCGAACACGCCGAGATTCTGGTCGACTGGAGTGCACGGGTCGAGCCCGGCGACGACGTCGTCGTCTCGGTCGGCCCCGAAGCTCACGAACTGGCGGTCGCCGTCGCCGAGGCACTGGGCGAGCGGGGGGCCAACCTGCTCGCGACCTACAGCTCCGGAGAACTGCAGCGGGCCTACCTGCAGGCACACGACGGCGAGTTCGACGAGGCCGACCACGAGCTCGCACTCGCCCGCGAGGCCGATGTCTACCTCTCGCTGGGCGGCGGGCGAAACACGAGCGCCACTGCGGACGTCCCCGGCGAGGCTCGCAACGCCTACCGCGAGGCCCGCCAGGACATTCGAGAGGCCCGCTACGACACGCGCTGGGTATCGACGGTCCACCCGACGCGCTCGCTCGCCCAGCAGGCGACCATGGCCTACGAGGAGTACCAGGAGTTCGCCTACGGCGCGATCATCCGGGACTGGGAGTCTCTCGCCGCGGAGATGGACCGGGTGAAAGAGATCCTCGACGCGGGCAGCGAGGTCCGACTCGTCTCCGGGGACACCGACCTGACGATGTCGATCGCAGACCGCACGGCGGTCAACAGCGCCGCGAGCGTCGCCTACGACTCGCACAACCTCCCCAGCGGCGAGGTCTTCACTGCACCCGCCGAGACCGAGGGCGAGGTCGTCTTCGACGTCCCGATGACGATCCGCGGCGAGTCGGTCCGGGGCGTCCGCCTCGAGTTCGCCGACGGCGAGGTGGTCGACTACGGGGCGAGCGAAGGCGAAGACGTCATCGGCGACGTACTCGAGACCGACGACGGTGCCCGCCGACTCGGCGAACTCGGGATCGGGATGAATCGCGACATCGACCGCTACACCGACAACATCCTCTTCGACGAGAAGATGGGCGACACCGTCCACCTCGCGCTCGGGCGGGCCTACGACGCCTGCCTCCCCGAGGGCGAATCCGGCACCGCGTCGGCCGTCCACGTCGACCTC